AACTAAGTTCAGTTGCAACGACAACTGCTGAGTATTTACTTGCTGATCATTGTTTATATTATAAATATAGTCTTGAACTAGGCCATCTGGCGTTCGTACTACAAAACATAAGGCATTGTCTGATTGATCCTTTTTTTGATAAAGATAATTTTGACCATCATACTTAAACAAAGGAGTAATGCTGGATAATTCATAAAAAAACGTCGTAGGAAAATCTGTGGTCTCGTTTTTCTGCAATCGGACTTTAGCTGAAGCTATTTCTATTTCCGCTGGCATTGATAAATTGGTAAGTACAACCTCATCATCAATACTAAAAAAATCAGTAACATTATTACTCAGCTCATGAAAATTTTTACTGAGAATAATATTTTGCTTTTGATTACTAACAAAACGATATAAAGTTGCAGGTCCCGGCATGCCAACTACTGTCCGGACAACCATCACGTATAAATTATAATCTTTATATTTTCCTTGAATAACCTTACCGACCAAACGAATATTAAATCCTTTTTGATAAGTATCAAAACTGTACTGGCTATCACCATCTGCTTTGATCTTTTCAATTTCTTGCAATAATTTGGTTGAGGCCTTTTCGCTTTTAATAAAATCGTTAACGTTAACCGTGGTATCATTTTTCAGCCACTCAACTATCAATTCACCCTCATTGAGACGTTCGTTAACCGCCTGATTAACCAGCTCTTTTTCGTCGTTAATGGGCTGATCATTCTTTTGATAAAGATAATACATCGTCAACCCATTACCAACTAGTAATAGGCCAATAATAAGCACTAGTGCTATTATTAAAACAGAACCGTGACTTTTTTCTTGATTGTTCATAATATTTAATTTAACCGCTAAAATAACCCTGATAATATTAGCTAACACCCAAGCAATCGCCTTGTCAAGCAAAATAATGGGCGACTAATTTACCCACACTAAAACTTAATAAAATAACCACCATCGTTATTAAGACGTGACTAATAATTACGCGCCAAACAACGTCATTGTTTTGTCGCGCTGTTAAATAACTAATATAGATGATTACTAATAAACCATAAATAATACTGACAACCGCTGCTGTTGTCAGCGACCATAATAATACCGGAATAATAAACACACCGGCAAAAACAAATTTATAAATAAATGTGGCAATGGTAGCTGACCAAACATTGTGCTTATTTTCACTGCGGCCATACTCCAAACTAATATGCATACCAAAGGAATCTGATAAGGCATCAGCCAAGGCGATAGTAACAATACCACCGATGACTGCCAATTTTGATGAAGTACTACTGAGTAAACCTAAAAATAAACCCAGAGTCGTTAAAATAGCTGATGTCACACCAAAACCCATTCCCTCTCTGATAGTTGCTTTATTTAACATATCTTTATAATAAATGATTATGAAATTATTGAAAAGGATTTTTCTTAGTAAAATCTGGCAAAAAAAACTTACCACTGCCATACTCTTGCTCAAAACCTGATAAATTAAGTTGTTGATAATAATCCAACACTTCTTGATATTCAGCCCTGGTTAATAATCTATTGATTTCGGGAATTAAATATGCTTGATAACAAGGATAGTATTGGGACATCAAGCTAACTGGCGTACCAGAAAAATGATCATGAATCATTTGCAAAACTTTTTTGGAATTATCTAAATGGTTAGGAATAATCAAATGTCTGATCAAAACACCTTTGGTGCTTGTTGGTTTGTCTAAACTAGCTGTACCAACTTGCTGCAACATTTCAGCAATCGCGAGCTGAGCTAATGTACTATACTGCCCTGACGCTGACAGCTGTTGAGCTAAAATATCGTCAGCATATTTGAAATCTGGTAAGTAAATATCTACGAGTCCCCTCATCTGCTGTAAGAGTAAGACGCTCTCTTGGGCATTGCTATTCCAAACAATGGGTAAAGTAAGCCCCTGCTGACGCGCTAATATAATAGCTTGCTTGATCTGTTGCCACCAAATTGTTGGACTCACTAAATCAATATTAATCGCCTCTTGTTTTTGTAAACCCAACATTATCTCCGCTAGTTGCTCAATAGTATAGTCACGACCTACACCTTGCTGTGATATTTGATAATTCTGACAAAATACACAATGCAAATTGCAACCACTGAAAAAAATACCACCGGCGCCTTGTTTTTCTGTTCCTACGAAAACTGGCTCCTCGCCAAAGTGTTTTCCCTGCCAAGCTATTTTTACTTTCTCCTGCATAGCACTACTTTTTTACATTAATAATAACTAATCGTACTATTATTCAAATGTTAACTAATTTAATTTTGAAACCTAAATAATACAATCTCTGGTTGATTACCCATCCGCAAAGGTGGACCCCAAGTACCAACGCCACCGCTGGTATAGATTAAAGACTTACCGTCTGGGTGCATCCCAACATCATAACCATGATAAACAAGTTGTGTAATATAATTAAAAGGCCACAGTTGACCCACGTGCGTATGGCCATATATTTGCAAGAGAGAATTATATTGCCGAGAAATATCTAAAAAATTTGGAACATGTCGCCAAAGTATTTTTGGTGCTTCTTTATTTAACGACAAGTCATTAAGAATCTTTTGGTAATTATCCCTATTAGTACTACTCTGATAATCAATACCGACAATAGTTACACCGTCCAAATCAATTTTTTCATTGTTTAAAATAGTAAAACCTAAACCACGAATCGTTTCTAATAAACTTTGGCTCGTAGT
This DNA window, taken from Candidatus Komeilibacteria bacterium CG_4_10_14_0_2_um_filter_37_10, encodes the following:
- a CDS encoding radical SAM protein translates to MQEKVKIAWQGKHFGEEPVFVGTEKQGAGGIFFSGCNLHCVFCQNYQISQQGVGRDYTIEQLAEIMLGLQKQEAINIDLVSPTIWWQQIKQAIILARQQGLTLPIVWNSNAQESVLLLQQMRGLVDIYLPDFKYADDILAQQLSASGQYSTLAQLAIAEMLQQVGTASLDKPTSTKGVLIRHLIIPNHLDNSKKVLQMIHDHFSGTPVSLMSQYYPCYQAYLIPEINRLLTRAEYQEVLDYYQQLNLSGFEQEYGSGKFFLPDFTKKNPFQ